A genomic segment from Gossypium hirsutum isolate 1008001.06 chromosome D04, Gossypium_hirsutum_v2.1, whole genome shotgun sequence encodes:
- the LOC107959462 gene encoding G-type lectin S-receptor-like serine/threonine-protein kinase LECRK3, with product MVAISFLFLVCSFSFHLHAVAQPRNSTIRLGSSLTPTTTGKSAWLSPSGLYGFGFYPQGKGYGVGVFLAGVPQRTVVWTANRDDPPVPSTASLVLTTDGRLILQSPPRLDVYIVTDASQKIAAASMLDTGNFVVYNSDEDKIWQSFQYPTTSILQGQPLSAGKELVSSVSETDQSTGIFRLKMQHDGNLVQYPVDTPDTAPYSYWSSFTDGKGDNVSLNLDNDGHLYMLNSTGFNIKDLTTGGYDDTNRTIYLMKIDSDGIFRLYSYRLDRNGNRSVIWSSTSDKCAPKGLCGLNGYCVDVDREANCICLPGFAPVIEGNFTAGCERNFSSDSCKNDDGKIQYTIQAAENTVWEDTGYSEVTSTTREECETACYEDCNCEAAMFNDGNCTKQRLPLRYGRRDLSNSNIALIKVGIYSSINEPRKHADEPKDGNGKVLIIGLSLIGFAIMVLVISGALILRSRVLRYKRFSTDSNIRLCEKVAPISFSFAGIVAMTDNFQEEIGKGAFGTVFKGTVMLNGLTKFVAVKRLDNISEQGEREFQNEMQIIGRTHHRNLVRLLGYCHDGANRLLIYEYMINGSLSDVLFTPERRPCWIDRVEIARDVARGLLYLHEECETQIIHCDIKSQNILMDENGQAKISDFGLAKLLKPDQTKTFTGIRGTRGYVAPEWHRKLPVTVKADVYSFGIVLLEIICCRRSVNWSLKEKEAILEEWVYDCYQAGEVGKIVGEDEEVDIKQLERMVIVGLWCILDEPTLRPSMKKVLLMLEGTVEIPVPPYPTLFFSSI from the coding sequence ATGGTCGCcatttcatttcttttccttGTGTGTTCCTTTTCCTTTCATTTGCATGCAGTAGCTCAACCAAGGAACTCCACTATACGTTTGGGCTCATCTTTGACACCCACGACCACCGGCAAATCCGCATGGCTATCCCCTTCTGGTCTCTATGGCTTTGGGTTTTATCCCCAAGGTAAGGGCTATGGTGTTGGGGTTTTCCTTGCTGGAGTTCCTCAAAGGACAGTAGTTTGGACTGCCAACCGAGATGATCCTCCTGTTCCAAGCACTGCTAGTTTGGTTCTTACAACCGATGGAAGGCTCATTCTTCAGTCACCGCCAAGACTAGACGTATACATCGTCACCGATGCTTCTCAGAAAATTGCTGCAGCTTCGATGCTTGATACTGGCAATTTCGTTGTATACAACTCTGACGAGGACAAGATCTGGCAGAGCTTCCAATATCCAACCACTAGCATTCTACAAGGACAGCCTCTCTCAGCTGGGAAGGAGCTGGTCTCTAGTGTCTCGGAAACTGACCAGTCAACTGGTATATTTCGTCTTAAGATGCAGCATGATGGAAACTTGGTACAGTACCCTGTGGACACTCCTGACACAGCACCTTATTCTTATTGGTCATCCTTTACAGATGGTAAGGGAGATAACGTGAGCCTGAATCTCGACAATGATGGTCATTTGTACATGCTCAATTCAACAGGCTTCAACATAAAGGATCTAACCACAGGAGGGTATGATGATACAAATAGAACAATTTATCTGATGAAAATTGATTCCGATGGCATCTTTCGACTCTATTCTTATAGACTCGATCGGAACGGCAATCGATCAGTTATATGGTCATCTACGTCAGACAAGTGTGCACCCAAGGGTCTATGTGGGCTTAATGGTTATTGCGTTGATGTAGATAGAGAAGCTAATTGTATATGTCTTCCAGGATTTGCTCCAGTTATAGAAGGAAATTTCACTGCTGGCTGCGAGAGGAATTTCTCCAGCGACAGCTGTAAAAACGATGATGGGAAAATCCAGTATACCATTCAGGCAGCTGAAAACACTGTATGGGAAGATACTGGATATTCTGAGGTGACTTCAACAACCAGAGAAGAATGTGAGACAGCATGCTATGAGGATTGCAACTGTGAGGCTGCCATGTTTAATGATGGAAACTGCACGAAGCAAAGGCTTCCTTTGAGATATGGGAGAAGGGATCTTAGCAATTCAAACATCGCTTTGATCAAGGTAGGTATATATTCATCCATTAATGAACCAAGAAAACATGCTGATGAACCTAAAGATGGGAATGGGAAAGTTTTAATCATTGGGCTTTCACTGATTGGTTTTGCAATCATGGTGTTGGTAATTTCTGGGGCTTTGATCCTTAGGAGTCGTGTTTTAAGATACAAAAGGTTTTCTACAGACAGCAACATAAGATTGTGCGAGAAAGTTGCTCCTATTTCGTTTAGTTTTGCAGGAATCGTGGCGATGACTGATAATTTCCAGGAAGAAATCGGGAAAGGAGCATTTGGGACCGTTTTCAAAGGGACGGTAATGTTGAATGGTTTAACAAAATTTGTGGCAGTGAAGAGATTGGACAACATATCAGAGCAAGGCGAACGAGAGTTCCAAAACGAGATGCAAATCATTGGGAGAACTCATCATCGAAACTTAGTTCGTCTACTAGGATACTGCCATGATGGAGCCAATAGGCTCTTGATATACGAGTACATGATCAATGGATCACTTTCCGATGTACTCTTTACACCCGAAAGACGACCTTGTTGGATCGATAGGGTGGAAATCGCTCGCGACGTAGCTCGAGGTCTCCTCTATCTTCATGAAGAATGCGAGACTCAAATAATCCATTGTGACATCAAGTCTCAGAACATACTAATGGACGAAAACGGTCAAGCGAAAATATCCGATTTCGGATTGGCCAAGTTGCTAAAGCCAGACCAAACCAAGACCTTCACTGGGATCAGAGGAACAAGGGGGTACGTTGCACCAGAGTGGCACAGGAAACTACCGGTGACAGTGAAAGCAGATGTTTACAGCTTCGGGATCGTATTATTGGAGATCATATGTTGTCGACGGAGTGTAAATTGGAGCCTCAAGGAAAAAGAAGCTATCCTTGAAGAATGGGTCTACGATTGTTACCAAGCCGGTGAGGTAGGGAAGATAGTAGGGGAAGATGAGGAGGTGGATATAAAACAACTTGAAAGGATGGTGATTGTAGGACTGTGGTGCATCCTGGATGAACCAACACTGCGCCCTTCCATGAAGAAGGTACTGTTGATGTTGGAAGGGACAGTTGAGATCCCCGTACCTCCCTACCCAACTTTATTTTTCAGTTCTATTTAG